From Sediminibacterium sp. TEGAF015, a single genomic window includes:
- the hisH gene encoding imidazole glycerol phosphate synthase subunit HisH codes for MKTVIIQYNAGNIQSVLYALERIGCTAEVTDNPEQILQADKVIFPGVGEASTAMNYLRNRNLDQLIIHLKQPVLGICLGMQLMCKHSEENNTDCLGIFEEKVCKFSPADGINKIPQIGWNTIEELKSPIFKNIKDASFCYYVHSYYASLGEHTIATTQYGIRYSAALHKDNFYGVQFHPEKSAETGEQILRNFIAL; via the coding sequence GTGAAAACAGTTATTATACAATACAATGCCGGTAATATTCAATCTGTGCTTTATGCGTTGGAAAGAATTGGTTGTACGGCAGAAGTTACAGATAATCCCGAACAAATTTTACAGGCAGATAAAGTAATTTTTCCTGGTGTTGGTGAAGCGAGTACGGCCATGAATTATCTCCGGAACAGGAACCTGGACCAATTGATTATTCACTTGAAACAACCAGTTTTGGGAATATGTCTGGGTATGCAGTTAATGTGTAAGCATAGTGAAGAAAACAATACAGATTGTTTGGGGATATTTGAGGAAAAGGTTTGCAAATTTTCTCCCGCCGATGGAATTAATAAAATTCCTCAGATAGGCTGGAATACCATTGAAGAATTGAAGAGCCCAATTTTCAAAAATATTAAAGACGCTTCTTTCTGTTACTATGTGCATAGTTATTATGCTTCCTTAGGTGAACACACCATTGCAACCACGCAATATGGTATTCGGTATAGTGCTGCTTTGCATAAGGATAACTTTTACGGGGTACAGTTTCACCCTGAAAAAAGTGCAGAAACTGGAGAGCAAATTTTAAGAAACTTTATCGCTTTATAA
- the trpA gene encoding tryptophan synthase subunit alpha has translation MSRLVNIFEKKNQPVLNVYFTAGFPTLESTLPVMEALAKNGVEIIELGMPYSDPLADGPTIQESSSKAIANGMTIAALFNQISCCREIPDLQKTGIVLMGYMNPILQYGFEKFCADAANAGVDGLILPDLPAFEFENSYGAIIKKYGLDFIFLVTPETTEERVKKLDSLSSGFLYAVSASATTGGDTDFAKVNAYLKKLASYQLKNPVMVGFGIKDQQSFETATQYAQGAIIGSAFIKELHQAVDIETATSQFISRIRPKL, from the coding sequence ATGAGTAGATTAGTTAACATATTCGAAAAGAAAAATCAGCCTGTTCTGAATGTCTATTTTACAGCAGGGTTTCCAACTTTGGAAAGCACTTTGCCTGTAATGGAAGCGCTGGCAAAAAATGGTGTAGAAATTATTGAGTTGGGTATGCCTTACAGCGATCCGCTAGCGGACGGACCAACCATACAGGAAAGCAGCAGCAAGGCAATTGCCAATGGGATGACGATAGCTGCTCTATTCAATCAAATTAGTTGTTGTAGGGAAATCCCAGATTTACAGAAAACAGGAATTGTTTTAATGGGATACATGAATCCAATACTTCAATATGGATTTGAAAAGTTTTGTGCAGATGCGGCAAATGCAGGGGTTGATGGATTAATTCTGCCTGATTTGCCAGCGTTTGAATTTGAAAACTCATATGGAGCAATCATAAAAAAGTATGGGCTGGATTTTATTTTTCTGGTAACACCTGAAACAACGGAAGAAAGGGTAAAAAAGCTCGACAGCCTCAGTTCCGGGTTCCTTTATGCAGTAAGTGCTTCTGCTACAACTGGAGGGGATACTGATTTTGCAAAAGTGAACGCCTATCTTAAAAAATTAGCATCCTACCAGTTAAAAAATCCGGTAATGGTAGGATTCGGAATTAAAGACCAGCAAAGTTTTGAAACAGCAACTCAATATGCGCAAGGAGCTATTATTGGATCCGCGTTTATTAAAGAGCTACATCAGGCAGTTGATATTGAAACGGCCACAAGTCAGTTTATTAGCCGGATAAGACCTAAATTGTAA
- the trpB gene encoding tryptophan synthase subunit beta: MSSVSVDFQSPDLQGYYGEFGGAYIPEMLQRNVMELREKYLQIMQEPDFQKEFAHLLKDYVGRPTPLFKAERLSREFKTQIYLKREDLCHTGAHKINNTVGQILLAKRLGKTRIIAETGAGQHGVATATVCALKGLECIVYMGEKDIERQAPNVARMKMLGATVVPATSGSKTLKDATNEAIRDWINHPENTHYIIGSVVGPHPYPDMVARFQSVISLEMKAQLLEQTGTDLPTHVIACVGGGSNAAGAFYHFLNEPSVKLVAVEAAGMGVSSGMSAATTQLGSVGILHGSKSLLMQTEDGQVVEPHSISAGLDYPGIGPIHAHLFQSGRGVFLSATDEEALNAAFHVSKTEGIIPALETSHAFAVLGQLNLQPEDRVVICLSGRGDKDLATYMNSGKMNL; encoded by the coding sequence ATGAGTAGTGTTAGTGTAGACTTTCAGTCACCTGATCTGCAGGGGTATTATGGTGAATTTGGAGGGGCATATATTCCGGAAATGTTGCAGCGGAATGTGATGGAATTGAGGGAAAAATACCTTCAAATTATGCAAGAGCCCGACTTTCAAAAAGAGTTTGCACATCTGCTAAAAGACTATGTAGGTAGACCAACACCCTTATTTAAAGCTGAGAGACTCAGTCGTGAATTTAAGACCCAGATTTATTTAAAACGAGAAGACCTCTGTCATACGGGTGCACACAAAATCAATAATACTGTTGGTCAGATTTTACTGGCGAAGCGTTTGGGTAAAACCAGAATTATTGCCGAAACAGGGGCCGGACAGCACGGTGTAGCTACTGCAACAGTTTGTGCATTGAAAGGGTTGGAGTGCATTGTCTATATGGGAGAGAAAGACATTGAACGACAGGCGCCCAATGTGGCCCGAATGAAAATGCTTGGTGCCACTGTAGTGCCTGCAACCAGTGGCAGTAAAACCTTGAAAGATGCTACCAACGAAGCAATCAGAGACTGGATTAATCATCCGGAGAATACCCATTATATTATTGGGAGTGTAGTTGGGCCACATCCATATCCTGATATGGTAGCCCGTTTTCAAAGTGTGATTAGCTTGGAAATGAAAGCACAGTTGTTAGAGCAAACCGGTACTGATTTACCAACACATGTGATTGCTTGTGTGGGTGGAGGAAGTAATGCGGCAGGGGCATTTTATCATTTTTTAAATGAACCATCTGTTAAACTTGTTGCTGTAGAAGCAGCAGGAATGGGTGTTTCAAGTGGAATGAGTGCCGCTACTACACAATTGGGTTCCGTAGGGATTTTACACGGCAGTAAAAGTCTTTTGATGCAAACCGAAGACGGACAGGTAGTTGAACCACATAGTATTTCTGCTGGTCTGGATTATCCTGGAATAGGGCCAATACACGCACATTTATTCCAATCTGGCAGAGGTGTTTTCTTAAGTGCTACAGATGAGGAAGCATTGAACGCGGCTTTTCATGTAAGTAAAACCGAGGGGATTATTCCTGCATTAGAAACTTCTCATGCGTTTGCAGTGTTAGGGCAACTGAATTTACAGCCTGAAGATCGGGTAGTAATTTGCTTAAGCGGAAGAGGAGATAAGGACCTGGCTACTTATATGAATAGTGGAAAAATGAATTTATAA